The DNA region CGAGCAGGTCGCCTCCGCCCTGGAGCAGAACTCCACCCACCTGAGCTTCACCGATGCGAAGGGAAGCTCGTACATCGTCCCCACCGCGAACCTCGCCTACATCGAGTTGGGCGCCGAGGAGTCCCGACGCGTCGGCTTCGTCGCCTGACATGTACATCCTGCTGGCGCTCATCGCGGCCTGTTCCCTGGGCATCGGGCTGCACTACCTGATGCCCGGGCGCGAGCTGCGCGGCGTGGCGGTGGCTCCGGGGGTCGCGACCGCGACGGCGGCCGCCGTGTACACGATCATGCAGTGGGCCGGGGTCGGCGAGGACAGCGTGTGGCTGTGGGTCGCCGCCATCGGAGGCGGGATCGTGCTGGCCGCGCTGCTGACGCTCACCCTCGGCATCCTGCGAGCGCGCGGAGATGAGAAGGCACGGGCCGCGCTCGGCATCTGAGGGCACGCGCCCGCACCGCGCGGGATGCGGCGCATGCCCGCCGGGCCCCGTGGCCTACGAGGCGAGCCCCATGGCATCCATGCGTCTGGCGTGCGCACCCATGAGCTCGGTGTAGACCGGCTCGATGCGCTTCTCATCGGCCTCCAGACGCCCCGGGCGCAGCGCGTCACGGCACACCAGCAGCGTGTCTCCGACCAGGCGACGGCCCCACATCGACAGCAGCGAGCGCCACTCGTGGTCGCTCTCGATGGTCTGCTGGATGATCGCGA from Microbacterium soli includes:
- a CDS encoding DUF3107 domain-containing protein; protein product: MEIRIGIVNTGRELSFESGASTEEVREQVASALEQNSTHLSFTDAKGSSYIVPTANLAYIELGAEESRRVGFVA